A stretch of Lactuca sativa cultivar Salinas chromosome 6, Lsat_Salinas_v11, whole genome shotgun sequence DNA encodes these proteins:
- the LOC111905459 gene encoding polygalacturonase, with amino-acid sequence MVTKLAIPVLIFLFFQYSYSAKVTYNVLSFGAKANGRLDSRSAFLKAWGLACSTTNPAIIYVPIGRYLIGSAITFSGQACKSKAITMKIDGTLVAPSTYNAIGNAQIWIKFYRTNHVTISGGTLDAQGSSLWACKSSGKTCPKGATTLGIYHSQNIVIRNLRSLNSQMFHILLYACTNAKLQGVSVSAPRLSPNTDGIHLSSSTGVTILNSKISTGDDCISIGPGSSNVWIEKVVCGPGHGISIGSLGWDVVEAGVQNVTVKTATFIGSDNGLRIKTWARRSNGFVKDVVFQHASMVNVKNPILIDANYCPNNENCPNQVSGVKISNVLYEDVHGTSATRVAVKFDCRKGKPCTNIRLKDVNLKYGGQPAVSSCSYAAGTASGLLQPTSCL; translated from the exons ATGGTCACCAAACTAGCTATCCCAGTCTTGATTTTCCTCTTCTTCCAGTACTCATATTCAGCAAAGGTAACATATAACGTCCTAAGTTTTGGAGCCAAAGCAAATGGCCGCTTAGACTCAAGAAGTGCATTCCTAAAAGCATGGGGTTTGGCCTGTAGTACAACAAATCCCGCCATCATCTATGTACCCATTGGCAGGTACTTGATTGGTTCTGCAATCACATTCTCCGGCCAAGCATGTAAGAGCAAAGCCATCACGATGAAGATAGATGGTACTTTGGTGGCTCCCTCAACCTATAATGCAATAGGCAACGCCCAAATTTGGATTAAGTTTTACCGGACTAACCATGTTACAATCTCCGGTGGAACCCTTGATGCCCAAGGTTCTTCTCTATGGGCCTGCAAATCCTCTGGAAAGACATGTCCTAAAGGAGCTACG ACACTTGGCATCTACCATTCCCAGAACATAGTGATCCGTAATTTAAGGTCATTAAACAGCCAAATGTTCCACATCCTGCTATATGCATGCACCAATGCCAAGCTACAAGGGGTGAGCGTCTCAGCACCCAGGCTCAGCCCTAACACAGACGGTATCCATTTATCATCTTCCACTGGCGTCACCATCTTGAACTCTAAGATCTCTACAGGGGACGACTGCATCTCCATTGGCCCCGGCAGCTCTAATGTCTGGATAGAGAAGGTGGTTTGTGGCCCCGGTCATGGCATCAG CATCGGGAGTCTAGGTTGGGACGTTGTAGAAGCCGGTGTTCAGAATGTTACTGTAAAAACCGCAACATTTATAGGTAGTGACAATGGTTTAAGGATAAAGACATGGGCAAGACGTAGCAATGGATTCGTGAAGGATGTTGTTTTCCAGCATGCAAGTATGGTGAACGTAAAAAATCCGATACTAATAGATGCAAATTACTGCCCAAACAATGAGAATTGCCCGAATCAGGTTTCAGGAGTAAAGATCAGCAACGTGCTGTACGAGGATGTACATGGAACATCAGCAACACGGGTGGCAGTGAAATTTGATTGTAGAAAGGGGAAGCCATGCACTAATATTAGACTAAAGGATGTTAACCTCAAATATGGGGGTCAACCAGCAGTGTCCTCTTGCTCCTATGCTGCTGGCACTGCTTCTGGATTACTTCAACCAACAAGTTGTCTCTAA
- the LOC128126791 gene encoding serine/threonine-protein kinase AtPK2/AtPK19-like, with protein MAADTEDFEMISHIPFLTKYKIICVLPPAVPSSQVKANSSTWEASGETLNNIDHEAMVVDPTLVLTIQVGIMLTDFGVAKQFDESTRLNSMCGTLEYMTPEIIQGRGHDKAADWWSVGILMYEMLSGKPSFRGGNRQKIQEKIVKDKIKLPGFLSSEAHSLLKGVML; from the exons ATGGCTGCAGACACTGAAGATTTTGAAATGATTTCCCATATTCCATTCCTTACTAAATATAAG ATTATTTGTGTTCTTCCCCCTGCTGTTCCTAGCAGTCAAGTGAAAGCAAACTCCTCAACATGGGAGGCATCGGGTGAGACATTAAACAACATTGACCATGAAGCAATGGTTGTTGACCCTACACTTGTATTAACCATCCAGGTTGGCA TTATGTTGACTGACTTTGGGGTAGCAAAGCAATTTGATGAAAGCACAAGGTTAAATTCCATGTGTGGGACATTAGAATATATGACACCTGAAATTATACAAGGGAGGGGCCATGATAAGGCCGCTGATTGGTGGAGTGTTGGAATTTTAATGTATGAAATGCTTTCTGGAAAG CCTTCGTTTAGAGGTGGAAACAGACAGAAGATTCAGGAGAAAATAGTGAAGGACAAGATAAAGCTTCCAGGATTCTTGTCAAGTGAAGCACATTCGCTTTTGAAAGGGGTAATGTTGTAA